A DNA window from Solirubrobacterales bacterium contains the following coding sequences:
- a CDS encoding iron-sulfur cluster assembly accessory protein, giving the protein MVTLTDIAATKIKDYVEGQDKSIDDAGLRVGVKGGGCSGFTYSLAIDEQRDGDHVFENNGIKILVDDLSLRYVDTSEVDFLEGLTGAGFQVNNPNVVAACGCGSSFRVKDDEGAEVDCPSGAVA; this is encoded by the coding sequence ATGGTCACACTTACAGACATCGCAGCAACAAAGATCAAGGATTACGTCGAAGGACAGGACAAGTCGATCGACGATGCCGGGCTGCGCGTGGGCGTAAAGGGTGGAGGTTGCTCTGGATTCACGTATTCGCTCGCAATCGACGAGCAGCGCGACGGCGATCACGTCTTCGAGAACAACGGAATCAAGATCCTCGTTGATGACCTTTCGCTGCGTTACGTGGATACCTCAGAGGTCGATTTCCTCGAGGGTCTGACCGGCGCTGGCTTCCAGGTCAACAACCCGAACGTTGTCGCGGCCTGTGGTTGCGGTTCGTCCTTCCGCGTGAAGGACGACGAGGGCGCTGAGGTTGACTGCCCCTCGGGCGCGGTCGCCTAA
- a CDS encoding BolA family transcriptional regulator, translated as MADTVEIKNRIEAALPGSTAEVEDTAGDSNHFRAVVTAAQFEGLSRIQQHKLINEIFLGELGGSIHALSIKTQTPEAART; from the coding sequence ATGGCTGACACAGTAGAAATCAAGAACCGAATTGAAGCTGCGCTTCCCGGCTCGACCGCAGAGGTCGAGGACACGGCTGGCGACAGCAATCACTTCCGTGCTGTTGTGACCGCCGCGCAGTTCGAAGGACTCTCCAGGATCCAACAGCACAAGTTGATCAATGAGATCTTCCTAGGCGAGCTCGGCGGCAGCATCCACGCACTCTCGATCAAGACCCAAACCCCAGAGGCGGCAAGAACATGA
- a CDS encoding alpha/beta hydrolase, with protein sequence MGIRNGSITIDDLTSPYLESGPENATEAVIFTHGSPGCSQEFTRLLKETGTFARAIAIDMPGFGRADKPSPKDFNYDAPNIGIHLAKQLEELNVTKAHFVGHDFGGAFNLIAATYNPLQVGSISMINSGLMRGTRWHKIARLYRTPLIGELFMAVMNERGFKHAFRALPQEDLNIMWKNLDRPTRKAILALYRATDLEPLTASLPQLRLLASQWPAIVVCGEDDPYMPTRFVPRNKESLPNAEIHMIKGAGHWPHLEKPDEVSARLIPFLRQVTSSKAAQQPAPSHQAHSAPGESTSIAQ encoded by the coding sequence ATGGGAATCCGCAACGGCTCGATCACCATCGATGACCTGACCTCCCCTTACCTGGAGTCGGGCCCTGAGAACGCCACCGAAGCCGTGATCTTCACTCACGGCAGCCCGGGCTGCTCCCAGGAGTTCACCCGCCTCCTCAAAGAAACCGGCACCTTCGCCCGCGCCATTGCGATCGACATGCCCGGCTTCGGCCGGGCCGACAAGCCCAGCCCCAAGGACTTCAACTACGACGCCCCCAACATCGGCATCCACCTCGCCAAGCAGCTCGAAGAACTCAACGTCACGAAGGCCCACTTCGTAGGTCACGACTTCGGCGGCGCATTCAACCTCATCGCCGCCACCTACAACCCACTCCAGGTCGGTTCAATCTCGATGATCAACAGCGGCCTGATGCGCGGAACGCGCTGGCACAAGATCGCCCGCCTCTACAGAACACCCCTCATAGGTGAGCTCTTCATGGCAGTCATGAACGAGCGCGGCTTCAAGCACGCCTTCCGCGCGCTCCCGCAAGAAGACCTCAACATCATGTGGAAGAACCTCGACCGCCCAACCCGCAAGGCAATCCTCGCCCTCTACCGCGCAACAGATCTGGAGCCACTGACCGCAAGCCTCCCGCAGCTCCGCCTACTCGCATCGCAGTGGCCCGCGATCGTGGTCTGCGGCGAGGACGATCCCTACATGCCGACCAGGTTCGTACCGCGCAACAAGGAATCACTCCCGAACGCAGAGATCCACATGATCAAGGGCGCTGGCCACTGGCCCCACCTTGAAAAGCCGGACGAGGTCAGCGCAAGGCTGATCCCGTTCCTGAGACAAGTGACTAGTTCGAAAGCGGCTCAGCAACCGGCGCCGAGCCATCAAGCGCATTCAGCGCCCGGCGAATCGACATCGATCGCGCAGTGA
- a CDS encoding FAD-dependent oxidoreductase, whose translation MTSETKLRAAIVGAGPSGFYAAGQLLAEGFAVDLIDKLPTPFGLVRFGVAPDHPKIKNVTRVFEKTATNEDFRFFGAVELGRDITREELLDRYDLVLYTIGTSSDNRLGIEGEDLVGSHPATTFVAWYNGHPEATHNEFDLSAERAVVIGNGNVAIDVARMLVLDEDEVQPTDTADHAVEAFKTHGVKEVIILGRRGPAQAAFTNPELLELGELKRADIIVDPEQMALDELSENWLGSDLAEPTNRRNVDIMKEYAERTPEGKSHRVVLQFLRSPVAILGDGEKVTGIRVEINEIVDDGNGNPKAVGTGVTEDIECGLVFRSIGYRGEPVDTVPFEPKRGLIHNEGGRVTDEDGNVLPAEYVSGWVKRGPSGVIGTNKKDSADTVARIVEDREAGKLTPKEPLGDNGQWLKSKVPDLVDWEGWTKINEHEVALGEAQGRPRVKLVDIDEMKKIANA comes from the coding sequence ATGACTTCCGAAACCAAGCTTCGCGCCGCAATCGTCGGAGCCGGTCCATCCGGCTTCTACGCTGCCGGCCAGCTCCTCGCAGAGGGCTTCGCCGTCGACCTGATCGACAAACTGCCGACGCCGTTCGGCCTCGTGCGCTTTGGCGTGGCACCGGACCACCCGAAGATCAAGAACGTCACGCGCGTCTTCGAGAAGACCGCGACCAACGAGGATTTTCGCTTCTTCGGCGCCGTCGAGCTCGGCCGCGACATCACCCGCGAAGAGCTGCTTGATCGCTACGACCTCGTGCTCTACACGATCGGAACGAGCAGTGACAACCGACTCGGGATCGAGGGCGAGGATCTCGTCGGTTCGCATCCAGCAACGACTTTTGTTGCCTGGTACAACGGGCACCCTGAGGCAACCCACAACGAATTCGACCTGAGCGCGGAGCGCGCGGTCGTGATCGGAAACGGAAACGTTGCGATCGACGTGGCGCGCATGCTCGTGCTCGACGAAGATGAGGTTCAACCGACCGACACCGCAGATCACGCCGTCGAGGCCTTCAAGACGCACGGCGTGAAGGAAGTCATCATCCTCGGCCGTCGCGGCCCGGCCCAGGCCGCGTTCACCAACCCCGAACTGTTGGAGCTCGGCGAACTCAAGCGCGCCGACATCATCGTTGACCCGGAACAGATGGCGCTAGATGAGCTGAGTGAGAATTGGCTCGGCAGCGACCTCGCCGAGCCGACCAACCGCCGCAACGTCGACATCATGAAGGAGTACGCCGAGCGCACGCCCGAGGGCAAATCGCACCGCGTCGTGCTGCAGTTCCTGCGCTCACCGGTCGCGATTCTCGGCGATGGCGAGAAGGTCACGGGGATCCGCGTGGAGATCAACGAGATCGTCGACGACGGAAACGGCAACCCGAAGGCCGTCGGCACAGGCGTGACCGAGGACATCGAGTGTGGTCTCGTCTTCCGCTCGATCGGTTACCGCGGCGAGCCCGTGGACACCGTCCCGTTCGAGCCCAAACGCGGCCTGATCCATAACGAAGGGGGCCGCGTCACCGACGAGGACGGCAACGTACTGCCCGCCGAGTACGTCTCGGGCTGGGTCAAGCGCGGACCGAGCGGCGTCATCGGCACGAACAAGAAGGACAGCGCCGACACCGTCGCTCGGATCGTCGAGGACCGCGAGGCCGGCAAGCTCACGCCGAAGGAGCCCCTGGGCGACAACGGCCAGTGGCTGAAGTCGAAGGTCCCGGACCTGGTCGATTGGGAAGGTTGGACCAAGATCAACGAGCACGAGGTCGCCCTCGGCGAAGCCCAAGGACGCCCCCGCGTCAAGCTCGTCGACATCGACGAAATGAAGAAAATCGCAAACGCGTAG